In bacterium, a genomic segment contains:
- a CDS encoding transposase, protein MIHGDTKRLPLIEGQKAKEKREYLFVAIDDFSRELFAAILPDKTQHSAANFLEQVVDECAYTAELYYTDNGREYKGNPNHHEFMVTCKEHKIEQGFTRVRTPRTNRKAERVIRTIMEQWHDKTRFNSSAHRINELKRYLNYYNSVKPHKGIGGFTPMEKLIEYFYPDKL, encoded by the coding sequence ATGATTCATGGAGACACAAAAAGGCTTCCCCTCATCGAAGGCCAGAAAGCAAAGGAAAAAAGAGAATATCTTTTCGTTGCAATCGACGACTTCTCCCGGGAACTGTTTGCCGCTATATTGCCGGATAAAACCCAGCACTCGGCAGCGAATTTTCTTGAACAAGTTGTGGACGAGTGTGCTTATACCGCAGAACTGTATTACACCGACAATGGCAGAGAATACAAAGGAAACCCAAATCATCACGAGTTCATGGTAACATGCAAAGAACATAAGATAGAGCAAGGGTTTACGCGGGTAAGAACGCCCAGGACAAACAGAAAAGCCGAAAGAGTTATACGAACAATTATGGAGCAATGGCATGATAAAACTCGATTTAACTCATCCGCACACAGAATCAATGAACTCAAGCGTTATCTCAACTATTATAACTCGGTAAAACCACATAAAGGTATCGGGGGGTTTACTCCAATGGAAAAACTAATCGAGTATTTTTATCCCGATAAACTGTAA